A segment of the Streptomyces sp. ITFR-21 genome:
CCGGTTTTCGTTCCGATGTTCCGAGCGCCGCCAGTTGCATCGGATGTGAACTCGCGACAGCCGGCGAATCGGCCCATGGGAAGAGGCCAGTCGTGGTGTTGACCTGCGGACTTGAGCGAGACCTTGAGCGGTGACGATACCCGCCGCGAGGGCTTCGTGGGACCCGTGCAGGGGCAGGGCCCCGGCAGAGTCGTTCTGTAGCCCTGTGGCGTGGGGTTCTGTGGGTGGAAGAGGTACGCGGACGTGTTCCGGTCGGGTTGGATGGAGGTTCCTGCGCCTTCACGTCCGGCCGGGGGATCACGCCCGCGCCATGTCATCGTCCCTCATGCCTGCGCCCGTTCGCCCGCCCGTCCCGGAACATGAGCTCCTGGTCCAGCTGCTCGCCGGGATACCTGATCCGCGTCGGCGGCGCGCGGTGCGTCATCCGGTGGGCGCTCTCATCGCGGTCGCGGTGTGCGCGGTGGTGGCCGGAGCCCGGAAATTCACCGCGATCGGGGAATGGGCCCAGGAGGCCGGGGGCGCCGCGTTGGAACGGCTGGGGCTGCAACGCGGCGTCCTCCCAGATCCGGCCGCTGCCTGCCGCGTCGAAGACGTATCCGGGCTAGCGGTGGCGGACTTCGGGAAAGTTCACGGCCGGAATCGCGATCTCGATGTCTCCATGAGCGCGAGTCCGCGTGCCGCGGAACAAGTCCAGCGCCCAGCTCGCGGCCACGTACCAAGGCGTGCTGATCCCGACCATATGCTGCGCGACCTCACTCGGGGTCCAGCAGGATGACCACTTGGCGTGGAGGGCTTCGATCTCGTCGGGTGACAGCTCGATGCCACCGCTGGGTAGTTGCTCGCTCACCGCAGGAATTCGTCAGCCGCGTCGAAGGTCCCTGGAGCCGTACGCAGCTGGCGATCACACAGTCACCAGCCGGTTGGACTCCTCGGCGAACGCGCGACAGTCGAATATTGAGAGCCCACCGGTACCAAGGCCGGGCCACCTGGTACCGGAGTGCGCCGCCGACGAGCAGTGCTGCGCCCAGGTGTGGCTGCGGCCGGAGGGGGCGCACCAGCTGGAGTACCGGGGCTGCGGCTCCACCGAGCGCTCCTGGACCCGGACCGCGTCCGCGGCGCGCGTCGTGGCGGCCCTGCGGGGCTGGGCCGCCGGAAAGACCGCCTGGCGGGAGTCGTTCCGGGAGGCCTCGCAGGCCTCGTGGTTCACCGGACCGACCGCGTGACCCGGGCCGGCGGCGTGACCCGGACCGTTCGCACCGCGACGCCCGCGGCGGTCAGCGCCTCGGTCTCCTCCCGGGGAGCGCCCTCCTCGGTGACAACGGTGTGCAGCGCGGCGGCCGGCGCGACGAAGGCGAGCGCGGTACGGGACAGCTTGGCCGCTTCGGCGACGGCGATCACCCGGCGGGCGGAGGCGATGGCGGCGCGCTTGGTGGCGGCCTCCGCGAGGTCGTAGGCGGTGAGGCCGTCGGCGGCGGTCAG
Coding sequences within it:
- a CDS encoding nucleotidyltransferase domain-containing protein, translated to MSEQLPSGGIELSPDEIEALHAKWSSCWTPSEVAQHMVGISTPWYVAASWALDLFRGTRTRAHGDIEIAIPAVNFPEVRHR